Part of the Flavobacterium okayamense genome, TCTTTTATGTTTTGCTCTTTTAATGTAGAAGAAACAATATTAATCATTTCTTCCGGTCCACATAAATAGAATTTTTCAAAAGTCTTTTCGTTATGTTTTGTATGCAAAACAAAATTAACAGCTGACTTATCGATACGACCAAATAATTCGCCTTTACCTGATTGACTAAACACATAATGAACAAATAAACGACCAACATATTTTTGTTGTAAATCGTGTAGTTCATCGTGGAAAATAGTTTCCTCAGGTGATTTATTTCCGTAAGTTAACACAAATGTGCTTTTTGGTTCACTTTCTAAAACCGATTTTAAAATTGACATAATTGGAGTAATTCCACTTCCAGCAGCAAAACCAGCATAGTTTTTTTGGCGTTCAGCATTAGGTTCAAACGTAAATTTTCCTTCAGGAACACCAACTTCAATTACTTTTCCAGCGGTTAATTGTTCGTTCGCAAACTTAGAAAAGAAACCGTTTTTAATAGCTTTAATTGAAATGCGTAATTCACCACTATTAGGTGAAGAACAAATGGAATACGCTCTACGGATTTCTTCTCCGTCAAGTGTTAATTTTAAAGTTACATATTGTCCAGCAGTGAATTTATAGAAATCTTGAAATTCAAGTGGAATATTAAAAGTTACCGAAATAGCCGATGGTGTTTCGCGTTTAATTTCTTTTATGCTGAGTTTATAAAATGTAGACATGATAAATCTTTTTTACAAAAATACTATTAATCAAGAAAAAAGAAGTTAGAAGAAAGAAAAAAGAGTTAAAAAATAATACCTAAGAATTTTATACATAAGAAAATTATGTATATTTGTTTTGAAATTTTACACTTATGAAAAATTCCCAATTATATAAAGGAAGTTTAAATACCATTATCATGAAGCTTTTAGAAGAAAAAGGCAGAATGTATGGTTATGAAATTACGCAGAAAGTAAAAGAAATTACAAAAGGCGAATTAAACATTACGGAAGGCGCTTTGTATCCTGCTTTGCATAAATTAGAAGCAGAAGGTTTATTAGATGTTGAGGTTGAAAAAGTAGATAATCGTTTACGAAAGTATTATAAACTAACTGAAAAAGGAACTACGGAAACCGTTAATCGATTAGCAGAATTAGAAGAGTTTATTAAGAACATGCAAACTATTGTGAATCCTAAATTGAGTTATTAAGATGAAGTTGACTTCGGAACAAATAAATAAAATCGATATAATTTTAGAAAAATTAGGATTAGATTTTCTTGATTTTAAACTAGAAATAAAAGATCATATTGCTTGTCAGGTTGAAGAGGAAATGGAATTAAACCAATCCGATTTTAATGAGGCATTACTATTGGTCTTGAAACAATGGGAACAAAAATTAGTTCTTTCAGAAAGTGTATTTATTAGCAATAAAAGAACTTTTCCTAAAATTGTAATTAACCAACTTTTTAAAAGGTTTTTGATTTACAATATTGCTTTAGTGGTTTCATTTTTATTTGGAATTCTAACTTTTAATAACTTTTTAAAAGATTTTGAAAATGAATTATTCACAAAATCTTTCAGATGGATTTTCATTTTTTGTTTTTTCATTTTCTCTGCTTTGAAATTTAAAATCTATCAAGGGAAATTTAAGACAAGTTATTCTTATATGTTTAACCAAAACTTTTGGCTTTTAACAATTTACTTTGTCTTTGTTTTCCTTTGGAATTCAAGCTTTATGAATTTTATAAGCTTTTCATTACTTATAGCAGTTTCTCCATTTTTGATTTACTCTTTTTATAAGCATCAGCATTTTATTAATAAATATCAGTTGGTATGAAACTCACCCCACAAAACATCCAATTCATAGACAATTACCTTAAAAACAGTGAAGTCATTTACTACGACATTCGCATGGAAATGCTTGACCACGTGGCAACTGCTGTAGAACAAAAAATGGAAGCTGAAAATTTAGATTTTTATGATGCTT contains:
- a CDS encoding PadR family transcriptional regulator, which codes for MKNSQLYKGSLNTIIMKLLEEKGRMYGYEITQKVKEITKGELNITEGALYPALHKLEAEGLLDVEVEKVDNRLRKYYKLTEKGTTETVNRLAELEEFIKNMQTIVNPKLSY
- a CDS encoding 2Fe-2S iron-sulfur cluster-binding protein yields the protein MSTFYKLSIKEIKRETPSAISVTFNIPLEFQDFYKFTAGQYVTLKLTLDGEEIRRAYSICSSPNSGELRISIKAIKNGFFSKFANEQLTAGKVIEVGVPEGKFTFEPNAERQKNYAGFAAGSGITPIMSILKSVLESEPKSTFVLTYGNKSPEETIFHDELHDLQQKYVGRLFVHYVFSQSGKGELFGRIDKSAVNFVLHTKHNEKTFEKFYLCGPEEMINIVSSTLKEQNIKEGDIKFELFSTSTENDKEISAQGHTKITILLDDEETSFEMSQKQTLLEAALKQSLDAPYSCQGGICSSCIARVTEGKAEMKKNQILTDDEIEEGLVLTCQAHPITPTIKVDYDDV